Proteins from one Anomalospiza imberbis isolate Cuckoo-Finch-1a 21T00152 unplaced genomic scaffold, ASM3175350v1 scaffold_43, whole genome shotgun sequence genomic window:
- the IL4I1 gene encoding L-amino-acid oxidase codes for MTGTALFQILLLAGLLSAKRFPCFPEYCLHDRDYEELLKIVQDGLEPTAHPAHVVVVGAGIGGLTAAKLLRDAGHTVTILERSSWVGGRIRTYRPEGQDWYVELGPMRLPGKHRLVREFIRQFDLKLNPFIQRDNNTWYFLKGARVRAEEVERNPDILNYTVKPSERGKSSVQLYREVLDKAFKKFQTTDCRKYLAQHDSFSTKEYLIKVGGLSRGAVDMIGDLLNEDAGFYLSFLASLWDFDVFSDESFDEITGGFDQLPRAFHKALPNVVRFNCTVEKVMTKGDKVRVFYRAPDTLAPTIITADYVLVTSSAKATRHIQFLPPLSPAKAHALRSINYASASKIILACSEKFWEKDGIHGGYSVTDRPSRFIYYPSHNFSSGVGVILASYTWNNDAEFFLPLTDEKCLDVVLQDLADIHQVSKEYLQYTCDQHVIQKWQLDQHSLGAFAAFTPYQFVDYSQALFAHEGRVHFAGEHTAQPHAWIDTAMKSAIRAASNIHHDSGEALASDSKWFGRLTQREEL; via the exons ATGACTGGGACTG ccctcttCCAAATCCTCCTGCTCGCCGGTCTCCTGAGCGCCAAACGGTTCCCGTGCTTCCCCGAGTATTGTCTCCACGACCGGGACtatgaggagctgctgaagatTGTCCAGGATGGGCTGGAGCCCACGGCTCACCCGGCGCACGTGGTCGTGGTGGGCGCGGGGATTGGCGGGCTGACGGCGGCCAAGCTGCTCCGGGACGCTGGGCACACG GTTACCATTCtggaaaggagcagctgggtCGGGGGCCGGATCCGGACGTACCGCCCTGAGGGACAGGACTGGTACGTGGAGCTGGGACCCATGCGCCTGCCAGGCAAGCACAG GCTGGTCCGCGAATTCATCCGCCAGTTCGACCTGAAGCTGAATCCTTTCATCCAGAGGGACAACAACACCTGGTACTTCCTGAAGGGTGCTCGGGTCAGGGCTGAGGAGGTGGAGAGGAACCCTGACATCCTGAATTACACCGTGAAGCCATCGGAGCGGGGCAAGAGCAGCGTCCAACTGTACCGGGAGGTCCTGGACAAG gcttttAAGAAGTTCCAGACCACCGACTGCAGGAAGTATCTGGCTCAACACGACTCCTTCTCCACCAAG GAATATTTGATCAAGGTGGGGGGGCTGAGCCGAGGAGCTGTTGACATGATTGGTGACTTGCTGAATGAGGACGCGGGGTTCTACCTGTCCTTCCTCGCCTCACTGTGGGACTTCGACGTCTTCTCTGATGAGAG TTTTGATGAAATCACCGGAGGGTTTGACCAACTGCCCAGAGCCTTCCACAAGGCACTGCCCAACGTCGTCCGGTTCAACTGCACTGTGGAGAAGGTCATGACGAAGGGCGACAAAGTCCGAGTGTTCTACCGTGCTCCGGACACACTAGCCCCAACCATCATCACTGCAGATTACGTCCTTGTCACTTCCAGTGCCAAAGCTACCAGGCACATCCAGTTCCTCCCGCCGCTGTCCCCTGCCAAGGCCCATGCCCTGCGCTCCATCAACTACGCGAGTGCCTCCAAAATTATCCTGGCATGCTCCGAGAAGTTCTGGGAGAAGGACGGGATCCACGGAGGGTACTCCGTCACCGACCGCCCCTCCCGCTTCATCTACTACCCCAGCCACAACTTCTCCAGCGGGGTGGGCGTCATCCTGGCTTCCTACACCTGGAACAACGACGCCGAGTTCTTCCTGCCCCTCACAGACGAGAAGTGCCTGGACGTGGTGCTCCAAGACCTGGCGGACATCCACCAGGTGAGCAAGGAGTACCTGCAGTACACCTGTGACCAGCACGTGATCCAGAAGTGGCAGCTGGACCAGCACTCCCTGGGGGCCTTCGCTGCCTTCACCCCGTACCAGTTTGTGGATTACTCGCAGGCCCTGTTCGCTCACGAGGGCCGGGTCCACTTTGCTGGGGAACACACGGCCCAGCCCCACGCCTGGATCGACACCGCCATGAAATCGGCCATCAGGGCCGCCAGCAACATCCACCACGACAGCGGCGAAGCCCTGGCGTCAGACAGCAAGTGGTTTGGGAGACTGACGCAGAGGGAAGAGCTCTGA